A window of Adhaeribacter arboris genomic DNA:
TTGATTAACTTTTCATAAGCACTTACTATATTCTCTTCGGCATGTAAGGGTTGAACGTTAAAAATATCCTTAATAAAATAGTGATAATGCAAGCCATACAAGGTTGCCAGAACTACCACCAGCGATAAGGGTTTAAAATGCCGGACTCTTTTCCCTTCAATAAATTCCCGGATAGTATGGCCGGGCCTAGTTACAAGTTGCTTGATAGAGTAGAAAATGCCGTTGTCGAAATGAAAAAGCCCATGTTGTAAATCATGCCAGATAAAATGCAGGTTCAGCTTATGGGTAGCAGCTGCTTGTCCACAATGGTTACAAAAGTTGCCTTCGAAATGATTGTTGCAATTTTTGCAAATAGTGGCCATGCTTTTTATTTTTGTTTATCTACTTTCCTTCTCTTAGATTTTGCCGCTAACTATTATAATCAAGAGGTGGTTATAAATTATTTGTAATTTAGCTAACTATTTGCCAACTAAAACAAAAGGTGCCCAGTAAAAAGGAGGATGATACTTCCGCTGCTTCGCCATTTTCCGTTTGGCGATTTGTAAAGCCTGGGCTTTGTCTTTTCCGGAAAGTAAAGCGGCATAGAAGTTTTCCATTAATTCCGCCGTTGATTCATCGGGAACTTTCCAGAAAGAAACCACCATATTACGTGCCCCCGCGTACAAAAAAGCGCGGGTTAGACCAATTATTCCTTCTCCGCTGGCCAATTTTCCCAAACCTGTTTCGCAAGCCGATAAAGTAACCAACTCCGCCTTTAATCGAAGATTATAGATTTCACCCATATACAAGATTCCGTCTTCCTGGGCCGTACTGTCCTGGGCCAATAATAACCCGGATAATTCCGGATAGCTTTCATTCACAAAACCGTGGGTGGCTAAATGCAAATAATTGTAATTTTCTACTTCCCCGGATTTGAGCTGTTCTTCGCGGGCTTGGTTATACAAATATACTTTCGCCGTATTTCCCCGCTGCTGAAACCTTAAGGCAATTGATTCTACTTCGCGTATAGAAGCCAGCAAAGGTGAAACGTACTGCCCGTTCCGTAACCAACCCCTGGTAATATCATTTGGATTGCTTTCTGCTTGGTTTTTACGAACGCTACTAACAATTGATTTTCTTACCGTACTATCTGAATTTTGCACCAATAAGGAATAATTCGTGTCTACCATTGCGTTTGTACCTGAATCGGCAAAAACCGGCGCTAAGGCCAGGAGCTGTTTTCCGGAATTTTCGTCGGGTTGCGTTAATCTTTCAAAAAGCAAGCGGGCAGAGTACGCGTAGCTAATGGTATATTGATGCATTAAGTAAGAGTTAGCCCGTTTTTTATGGTTTTGCGTTAGTAAGGCTTCAAAAGGTAACGTTGTGAGTTCGCCATCGGGAATAATGAGTAACTGCTGAATAGATTTAGGTAAGAGAGAAGGCAGTAATATTTTAGACAAAGAAAAAGCTGTTTGCTGGTACAAAGCCGCATCCTGGCTAAGAATAGCGTGGCGAAAAGCAGCTATTTTCCGGCGAAAAGTGCTGTCAATAGTTAAAGACTGTACCTTAAAAGACTGGCGGGTTAGCGTAAATATTTGCAAGAGTGTATCGCCCACTACGTACTCCAGCATGGCTGTTTTATCGTCCAGTAGTTTTTGAATTTGAGTAAAGTCAATGGTATTTGGCCGGTATTTGAGATTATAATACTGCGGATATTTTTTTTCGAGCTTGCTAATTAAATTTTCTTGCTGGCGATGCGCCGTAAATAATAAAGTTTGGTATTTCTGCAATTTATTGTTACTTCCGGCGCTATCCGCTTGCACCAATTCTTGCGCCACTTGCTGGGAATAATCTGCAATTTGGGTGCGAAGTTGTTGGTCTTTTAGTAGCAGGGAATCGGCAATCCCGGCAAAAGTTTTCGCTTTTGCCTCGGCTAGCGTAGCGCTCAATACGATAGCCTTTCCTCTTTCGGCAAAGTAAAAAGCTTTATTCAGGTAATCCGGTTCCTGGGTAACGCGGTGTAGTTGCATAGATACCCCTAAGGCGGCCTGGTAAACTTGCCGGGTTCTATGGGTAAAAGCTACTTTGTCATTTTCTCTCGTGTAAGCTTGCTGAATCCGGGCCATTAAGGTATCCGCGGAGCAGTAAATCCGGTAAGCCTGTTGTAAATCCGGCAGGGCATGCGATTGGGCAAATTGCATCTCCAGAATAATCCCTTTTGCTTGCAGCGAAGAGAGTAAATAATTTCCGTCCAGATAAATTGAGGCTTGATGGGCCAGGGTAGGATTAGAGGTAAGTAAAGTATCCTGAAAAGTAACCACATTCGCCACCATCGCTTTTTGATAATACCGCAGGGCAGCAGTATAACTACTTTTACCCAGGTAAGCGGCCCCGAGCGCATTATAAGCCGCCGCCAGGTTAGGGCTTTTTTGTCCGATGGATTGAAGCAGAATCTGCAAATTAGTTTGATAATATTCCAGGGCTTTATCGTAATCGCCTTGCGTAAAATATACATTACCAATGCCAAAGTACGACTCCGCTACATCGTCGTGCACTTCTCCTAAGGACTTTCGCCGGATTTGCCAGGCTTTTTGCAGGTTTTGTAAGGCTAGTTCAAAATTTTTCTGTTTGGTATATACCGTACCCAAATTATGGTAAACGCTGGCTAAATCCGGATGATTTTCGTCGAAAGATTGCAGGAGAATTTGCAAATTTTTCTGATAATATTCGGCCGCTTTTTCGTATTCGCCTTTTTCCTCGTAAATGGTTCCGATATTATTGTAAGCGGCCGCTACATTGGGGTGCGCCTCACCGAATGCCGGTAACCAGAGGTGCAAGGCTTTAAAATTGTATTCCAAAGCCTTATCTAGCTCACCTTTAGAAGAATAAATATTACCCAGGCTATTGTAGGTATTGGCTAAATCAGGGTGAAACTCTCCGAGCGCTTCTTGTTTAAACTTTAGGGCTAGTTGCGTGTAAGTAAGGGCCTGCTCGTAATCTCCTTTATCGAAATACACGTTGCCGATATTCCCGTAGGAAGCTCCAATACTCACGCGGTTATCTCCGTTTTTTTTCAGGCAAACCTGCAAGTCCTTCTGATAATACTCTAATGCCTGTTCGTAATCTCCTTTCCGGTAGTAAATAATGCCGATATTATTATAAGAAGAAGAAAGATTCGGGTGGGTATCGCCCAGCAAAGCAAGTTTAAGTTGTAAGGCTTGCTGGTAAAATTGCATGGCCTGGTCGTAATTACCGCGGTAATAATGCACAATACCCATTACATGCAGAGCGTCGGCAACAACGAGATTGGCTTTTTTTAGTTTAATTTTACTTTCGTGCAAGGCGACCAAAGCATTTTGCAAAGCAACTTCGTATTTACCCTGCATTAAAAGAACGCGGGTAATTTCATTGGAGCAGTTTATTTGTTGGCGCCAAAGTTTATTTTTCTGGTAAATTGCAGCTGCCTTTTCCAAGAGTATTTGCGCACTATCGGCACTGCCTTTTTGCTTTAAAGTGAGCGCCTGTTGGTACCATTGCCGCGCCAAAGTAGTATCCGCCCCAAATGCTTGCTTCTGGGCTAGCACCCAGTGGTTACCCCAACTAAAAAATACCAATGCAAAAAAGAGCAGAATTTTCATGGGCCTTGTTTACTTATCAGGAAAGGGTTCCGGTGCGGGTTATTTCATTGAAGCGGATGAATTTTAAGGATTTATTTTTAAATTCGAATTATCAGGGAAATTACGAAATGTAAGGCGGATTTGAAATTATTCTTTATTTTTTTGCCTATAAGCGGCTAACCTAATGCAAAAACAGCTACTAATAATGGTTGAATAAAGTATAAGAAGAACGAACCATGAAGGCTTTAAATAACCCAGGTTACTTGTTACAGCTGCTTTCTAATTTTTGGGGGAAAGTAGGCTTAAGTAGCCTTTATTTACTTTTTTTTAGCCCTAGCAGCATGGGTTACGCGCAAAACCTGCTGCCCGAAACCTCCCCGAAATACGTGGTAACGCGCCAGGTATTCGACCGCTTAACTTACGTTTTTGCGAACAGCCGGCCGCAACCGCAACTGGAAATCAGAGCGAGTAAATCCAACCTGCCAAAAATTATTGCGCAATATCAACCGGGCAATCGCCCGGTTATTCAGTTAAGCGAAGAACTGTATGATTTATGCCGCGGCTTGGGTAAAGATTCGCTTCATGCCTTGGCCGTATTGCTCAGCCATGAATTGGCGCATCATTACGAAAAACACGATTGGTATTACACTTTCGGCATTGGTAAAGCTAGCCCGTCAACTTCTAAGAAGGATATTGAACGATTTGAATCGGAGGCAGATTTTTACGGCTGTTTCTACGGCGAACTGGCCGGATTTTCTACCGGACGGGTATTTCCGCAGATTATAGATGTATTGTACCAGCGCTTTCGTTTAGCCGATCAGTTGCAAGGTTATCCCAGCAAGGAAGAACGAAAAGCGATTTACCGGAAAAAGCAAACGGAGGCCGGCCAAATGGTAGCCATTTTTAAAGCCGGTCAATTTATGTATTTGCTGCAGGAGTTTGACTACGCGGCTACCTGTTTTGATTACTTACTTAACCGCTTTCCCAGCCGGGAAATATTAAATAATCTTGCCGCCGCAAAGCTGCAGCAAGCTTTGGTATTGTACCAAGCCACGGAGCCACCCGGATTTACCTACCCCGTAGAATTAGATGCCCGCAGCCGATTAACGGCCCTTCATCGGGCAGCCCCCGATCCGTTTAAAGCCAAACAATTAGGACGATTATTAAATGAAGCCCGGCGCTACTCCGAAAAATCGCGGGAGATTGATCCGGGTTATTTGCCGGCTTACATTAATTTAGCTTGTATTTATTCGCTTCAGGGAAACCAGGCAGCCGCTATTGGGGTAATTAATGAGCTAGAACCCGCCAAACTAACGGGAAATGCCTATACTATCCGGGCGATTGCGTATTACCAAGACAAACAACCCGATAAAGCCCGGCAGGATTTTGAGTTGGCCCGGCAAAAGCAAGCGTACATGGCTTTATACAATTTAAATTTATATACGAAGCTGCAGGAACCGTTAAGGGCCAATTTAGCGGAATGGATCCGGAATTGGTTTGACCAGGAAGAATCTGCTCCGCTCCCAAACAAAAATAAAGCTGGTAAAGCTGAGCAAATTAACGGCGAAATAGCCAGTGTTGCTTTACCAAATCCTACTGCAACGCTAAAAATAAGCGAAAAACCGTATTTACTCTTACAATGGAAAACAGAACACGACAAGTTATTCTTGGGGGTACAAACTTCTGACTGCCGGTATTTAGTCCGGTACACGCCAAAAAATTACGCTGGAAAAACGAATAAGGGCATTCGATCCGGCAGCGCTGCTGCCGCATTAATGCAGCAATACGGACCGCCCACCTATACTTACCCGGCCACTTTAGGCGAATATTGGCTATACCAAAACCAGAAATTGGGTTTTGAATTAGGGCCGAATAAACAAGTAGTAAACTGGTTCATTTACGCCAAATCCATGTAGTAGCTGTTCTTTTACTTTTCAAATAAAAAAAGATGGGTAATCAGGTAATTTTATAAAGTTTCATAATGTAAGTAAACGAAAATTTCAAATACAGATTAAATTAAAAAGATATTCTTTCCAGACTTAAAAGGATATCTGATTGTCGGCACAACTAACCTTAAAAAATTAAAGTAGGCGGAAACGGTAAGAAAATAATGTAAAACAGAGAATACTATAACCTTTCTTTACTACCAAACCCACCGGCCAAGGCACTGGCTTAGGCTTGTCGTTGAGCTACGATATTATTACCAAAGGAAATGGCGAGAATTAAAGGTGGAAACGAGAGATGGAGAATATTCCGAATTTACAATTTTTGTTACCATTGTAAGTTCCTACTTAAAGTTTATAAACAACTATAGGTTACTCCTTTTATTTTCCTCTTACAACAACTTACTACGCCTCAAACGTATTTTCATTTATTCCCAGCTTGTTTTTCGAGTGAAGTTCCACCGGAAATCCCCATAAATACCGAATATGTTCCAGGGTTTCCTGGGTGCTTTCAATATCGAGTTTGCGGTCTTTTTGAATTGTATGGGTCAGGTATAATTTACTGGTTTGATGCTGATCTACTTTGGTAACCTGGATGTTCGGAACATAGGAAGAACGGTCGTATTGGTTACTCAGTTGTTCCCGGATTTTTTTGTAGCCCCGCTCGTTGTGGATTGCTCCTATCTCGTATTCATTCTCCTGTTCATTATCCACGATGGTAAATAGTTTCATATTCCGGATAACTTTAGGAGACAGGTATTGTAAAATAAAACTGTCGTCCCGGAAATTTTCCATTACATAATGCACCTGCTCCAGCCAATCTTTGCCAATCAGATCCGGAAACCATTGTTTATCTTCTTTGGTGGGGCTTAGACAAATCCGCTTAATATCCATAAAAATGTTAAAACCTAGGGTGTACGGGTTCAGGCCGGAATAATATTTACTGTTGTATTCCGGTTGGTATAAAACACCGCTGTGGCTTTTTAAAAATTCCAGCATAAAGCCATCGTTTACGTATCCTTCCTCAAAAAGCTTATTGATAATGTGGTAATGGGTAAAAGTGGCAAAACCCTCGTTCATTACTTTGGTGGCTCCCTGGGGGTAAAAATATTGGGCTACTTTTCTCCCTATCCGGATAATTTCTCTTTTCCAGGCGGGCAAAGCGGGCGCAAACTTTTCAATGAAATACAGAATATTTTCTTCCGGCTCTTTCGGAAACTTTTGGTCCTCTCCGGAAGTTGCCTCCGGTAATTTTAGACCCGTAGGCAGGGTTTTCCAGAGTTCGTTAAAGTTTTCTCTTTTTATGGCTATCAGTTTTTTCAGCCTTTCGTTTTCTTCTACCGACGATAACCGGAAGGGCTTTTTGTAATTGTCTACTCCCTGGTTCATCAGGGCATGGCAGGCATCCAAAACATTTTCTACTTCT
This region includes:
- a CDS encoding CHAT domain-containing protein; protein product: MKILLFFALVFFSWGNHWVLAQKQAFGADTTLARQWYQQALTLKQKGSADSAQILLEKAAAIYQKNKLWRQQINCSNEITRVLLMQGKYEVALQNALVALHESKIKLKKANLVVADALHVMGIVHYYRGNYDQAMQFYQQALQLKLALLGDTHPNLSSSYNNIGIIYYRKGDYEQALEYYQKDLQVCLKKNGDNRVSIGASYGNIGNVYFDKGDYEQALTYTQLALKFKQEALGEFHPDLANTYNSLGNIYSSKGELDKALEYNFKALHLWLPAFGEAHPNVAAAYNNIGTIYEEKGEYEKAAEYYQKNLQILLQSFDENHPDLASVYHNLGTVYTKQKNFELALQNLQKAWQIRRKSLGEVHDDVAESYFGIGNVYFTQGDYDKALEYYQTNLQILLQSIGQKSPNLAAAYNALGAAYLGKSSYTAALRYYQKAMVANVVTFQDTLLTSNPTLAHQASIYLDGNYLLSSLQAKGIILEMQFAQSHALPDLQQAYRIYCSADTLMARIQQAYTRENDKVAFTHRTRQVYQAALGVSMQLHRVTQEPDYLNKAFYFAERGKAIVLSATLAEAKAKTFAGIADSLLLKDQQLRTQIADYSQQVAQELVQADSAGSNNKLQKYQTLLFTAHRQQENLISKLEKKYPQYYNLKYRPNTIDFTQIQKLLDDKTAMLEYVVGDTLLQIFTLTRQSFKVQSLTIDSTFRRKIAAFRHAILSQDAALYQQTAFSLSKILLPSLLPKSIQQLLIIPDGELTTLPFEALLTQNHKKRANSYLMHQYTISYAYSARLLFERLTQPDENSGKQLLALAPVFADSGTNAMVDTNYSLLVQNSDSTVRKSIVSSVRKNQAESNPNDITRGWLRNGQYVSPLLASIREVESIALRFQQRGNTAKVYLYNQAREEQLKSGEVENYNYLHLATHGFVNESYPELSGLLLAQDSTAQEDGILYMGEIYNLRLKAELVTLSACETGLGKLASGEGIIGLTRAFLYAGARNMVVSFWKVPDESTAELMENFYAALLSGKDKAQALQIAKRKMAKQRKYHPPFYWAPFVLVGK
- a CDS encoding SpoVR family protein yields the protein MMDKEKYRAMFCNPNWDYATLEAADEITSRIGKEYLKLKTYPNQIEIVTSEQMLDAYALTGLPTSYPHWKFGKDFVLNQNNYTKGRMGLSYEMVINSNPCISYNMENNSTCMMLLVIAHACQGHNAFFRNNYLFREWTSAGTIVDYMVFARDFILKCEEEFGEEEVENVLDACHALMNQGVDNYKKPFRLSSVEENERLKKLIAIKRENFNELWKTLPTGLKLPEATSGEDQKFPKEPEENILYFIEKFAPALPAWKREIIRIGRKVAQYFYPQGATKVMNEGFATFTHYHIINKLFEEGYVNDGFMLEFLKSHSGVLYQPEYNSKYYSGLNPYTLGFNIFMDIKRICLSPTKEDKQWFPDLIGKDWLEQVHYVMENFRDDSFILQYLSPKVIRNMKLFTIVDNEQENEYEIGAIHNERGYKKIREQLSNQYDRSSYVPNIQVTKVDQHQTSKLYLTHTIQKDRKLDIESTQETLEHIRYLWGFPVELHSKNKLGINENTFEA
- a CDS encoding DUF3667 domain-containing protein; the encoded protein is MATICKNCNNHFEGNFCNHCGQAAATHKLNLHFIWHDLQHGLFHFDNGIFYSIKQLVTRPGHTIREFIEGKRVRHFKPLSLVVVLATLYGLHYHYFIKDIFNVQPLHAEENIVSAYEKLIKWTIDHFAYASLVLILSYTIASYLVFKKMRFNFVEHLVLNTFYMGLDTGD